The genomic segment AAGCGACCGGATAACTGCACCACTAATGTCGTAAACCTTTAGCTTAAAATAGTCCTCTTTATCAGGCTGAAAAGATATAGAAAGCCGGTGGATGAAAGGATTTGGTGAGACCGTAATACCAACTAAATTGGTCTTAACAATGGAACTGATATATTCTTCAACTCCAGCTACACCAGAAAATTTTACAGTGAAGAAATTGTCAAAGTCCTGTCCCTGTGCCTTTGGTGCTACTATAACAAAGCTGCCATCAAAATGGTCAACGGCTATACCAGAAAAAGGTTGGTATAGAAATGTCCAGCCTGTCCAAAGTGAATCACCATTTATAGACAGTTGTAAAATAGGACCTATTCCCACATTGTAAACAAGATTACGGACAGTGTCCACAGCTATACCAAGACCTACCTCATCTTTAAAGCCCCAATGGTACTCATTTAGCCACAATTGTTCTAACTCCTGTGTATATTTTATCGTATACCAATTCATACCCTCTTCAGGTGGCTCCCACTCTTGTGGCATCAGATATCCTGTAACATAGATGTTATTTTCTTTGTCTACAGCAATACCATACCCACCATCATAAGTTGGACCAAAGGGAGTATGTCTTGTCTCTGTAACATTACCAAGAAGTGTACCATCGGCGCTATATTTGACAGTAACAAACCCTGTTTGCCCATATTCACTACTTGAAATATCACAAAGTGTGCCAGCTACAAAAACATTATCAGAAGCATCGGTTACTACATCACGACCCCTAAACCAGTAAAACCAGCCAAAAGAAAATATCTGCTCCCAGATAAATTCGCCATCAGGAGAAAACTTAACTGTTAGTATATTCACACCCCAGCCATCAGGGGTAGGGTCTGTTCCTGTTATAATGATGTTATTCTTACTATCAACTGCTACACCGTAGCAAAAACTCCAAAACCAAGGTGGTCTATTGTAAGTCTTTTTCCAAATGAGCTCACCTTTAGGGTCATATTTTACAATTAGACACTGAACTGAGTCAGGTACGGTAATCTCGCCCCACACGGCGGGACCTACGGCAATAATGTTGTTACAGCTGTCTATAGCTACATCAAATGCACCCTCATTTGCTTTGCTATCAAAACTTCTATCCCATAAAAGTTTGCCCTTCGGGCTGTATTTTAGAAGCTGAAAATCAGCATCCTCTATCTTCCTATATCCTACCACTACAATATTCCCTTCTCTATCTACAGCTACACGATTGGCACCCTCCTTGGCACCACCATCCCACTCCCTCGTCCATAAAGTATCGCATCGCATATTTGGCCCTGTAGGCCATGAGTTGTTTGCTGT from the bacterium genome contains:
- a CDS encoding SBBP repeat-containing protein, giving the protein SQRLKIKGAKNIYSTKQFLLDFLKKDYKLVYRNNTNVNVVGEMKKELFVILIFTIGVSGLMLSIPTLVVIAGSWATKPPMLNHLCIVEAAPVDGKIHSIGGYNRDELVTCAHAYNTANNSWPTGPNMRCDTLWTREWDGGAKEGANRVAVDREGNIVVVGYRKIEDADFQLLKYSPKGKLLWDRSFDSKANEGAFDVAIDSCNNIIAVGPAVWGEITVPDSVQCLIVKYDPKGELIWKKTYNRPPWFWSFCYGVAVDSKNNIIITGTDPTPDGWGVNILTVKFSPDGEFIWEQIFSFGWFYWFRGRDVVTDASDNVFVAGTLCDISSSEYGQTGFVTVKYSADGTLLGNVTETRHTPFGPTYDGGYGIAVDKENNIYVTGYLMPQEWEPPEEGMNWYTIKYTQELEQLWLNEYHWGFKDEVGLGIAVDTVRNLVYNVGIGPILQLSINGDSLWTGWTFLYQPFSGIAVDHFDGSFVIVAPKAQGQDFDNFFTVKFSGVAGVEEYISSIVKTNLVGITVSPNPFIHRLSISFQPDKEDYFKLKVYDISGAVIRSLWDGPLSKALYSWVWDANDNKGMTVTPGVYFVTVEGSNGLLVSKKVVLLNK